From the genome of Glycine max cultivar Williams 82 chromosome 2, Glycine_max_v4.0, whole genome shotgun sequence, one region includes:
- the LOC100800723 gene encoding LOW QUALITY PROTEIN: calcium-binding protein CBP (The sequence of the model RefSeq protein was modified relative to this genomic sequence to represent the inferred CDS: deleted 1 base in 1 codon) has protein sequence MSGYPNQPPSYGYGYGAPPPPHPYGAPQPPQSYGAPPPAQPYSAAPYAQPSAPYNKPPKNESHSHSGGSGGSLGPKEFTSLFYSLQNWRSIFERFDKDRSGKIDYTELRDALLSLGYAVSPVVLDLLVSKFDKTGGKSKAIEYDNFIECCLTVKGLTDKFKEKDTAILGLQPSPMNRLC, from the exons ATGTCCGGCTACCCCAACCAGCCTCCCAGCTACGGCTACGGCTACGGCGCGCCGCCGCCGCCCCATCCCTACGGCGCTCCTCAGCCCCCGCAATCCTACGGCGCGCCGCCGCCCGCTCAGCCATACTCCGCCGCGCCCTACGCCCAGCCGTCCGCCCCCTACAATAAACCTCCGAAGAACGAGTCCCACTCCCACAGCGGCGGAAGCGGCGGTTCACTGG GACCAAAGGAATTCACATCTCTATTTTACAGTCTTCAGAACTGGAGG TCCATTTTTGAGAGATTTGACAAGGACAGAAGCGGCAAAATCGATTATACTGAGTTGAGAGATGCTCTACTGAGTCTGGGTTATGCTGTTTCTCCAGTGGTATTGGATttgctcgtctccaagtttgaCAAAACTGGTGGAAAAAGCAAGGCTATAGAATATGATAATTTCATCGA GTGTTGTCTTACTGTTAAG GGACTAACTGACAAATTCAAGGAGAAGGATACTGCG ATTCTGGGTCTGCAACCTTCTCCTATGAATCGTTTATGCTGA